A genomic segment from Alkalilimnicola ehrlichii MLHE-1 encodes:
- a CDS encoding efflux RND transporter permease subunit, with translation MRWLLDRPRLALAVLALLVLGPGPMLLQVNLDNAPEAYFPLDAPAVVLDNELREEFPQDQVLVALFEGEHLFEADFLGRLHALAEALEGKERVERVLGLTSTDHIRATADGFAVEPLVDASALDRFDPAGWRARALGDTFAPGLIVAHDGEATALVVRPHVLEDSLQRLELEQSLRRAIKAHGLSAELTAIAGHVALDVAQLRAMIGDLALLVPGTMGIGLLLLWWLFRRWLVVGLAAATISAVTGSALTLLVVTGKPFTLITAIMPPLLTALTVAMMMHYFNAVLHAAQRGYTGRARVEAALQAVARPTLFMALTTAAGLASLSVSPIRPIEAFGQVSAFGVLVAAACVLGLLPPILARYDRGPWVRQQRGMRRLDGFLRLAAHLAVRRAGWVVAAAVLVFAVAIPQIRHVEVETDLYAFFDEGHEITRATRQVEERLAGVMAMEVVFDGPDWDSLMAPERLQAIHAVQAWLDARPEVDYSLSLPDLVAEMHWAFNEEDPDYRAVPDNEPLVAQYLFIYDGQDLWDVVDRDFTRSRLLLNLNATGAQELNTLMADLRGHLEAEPPADLAWDIAGMGRLFADQERLLIQGQLHSLMVVVALLAVLMLLMWRSVSVAAVSMVPNLTPIVLIFSLMGLLGIWLDMATAMIASVAVGIAVDDTIHILHAYLRRRRAGSPAAWAVARSFRQSGRAVTATTLVLIAQFLLVALSDFQPTQSFGLLTAFGLAAALVYDLLVLPAVLVLLSRVQRLKE, from the coding sequence ATGCGCTGGCTGCTGGACCGCCCCCGTCTTGCCCTGGCCGTGCTCGCGCTGCTGGTGCTGGGGCCGGGGCCGATGCTGCTGCAGGTCAACCTGGACAACGCGCCGGAGGCCTATTTCCCGCTGGACGCCCCGGCAGTGGTGCTGGACAACGAGCTGCGGGAGGAATTCCCCCAGGATCAGGTGCTGGTGGCGCTGTTCGAGGGGGAGCACCTGTTCGAGGCGGATTTCCTTGGCCGGCTGCACGCCCTCGCCGAGGCCCTGGAGGGCAAGGAGCGGGTGGAGCGGGTGCTCGGCCTGACCAGCACCGACCACATCCGCGCCACGGCGGACGGCTTTGCCGTGGAACCGCTGGTGGACGCCTCCGCGCTGGACCGGTTCGACCCCGCGGGCTGGCGCGCGCGGGCGCTGGGCGACACCTTTGCCCCCGGCCTGATTGTCGCCCACGACGGGGAGGCCACGGCCCTGGTGGTCCGCCCCCACGTGCTGGAGGACAGCCTGCAGCGCCTGGAGCTGGAGCAGTCGCTGCGCCGCGCCATCAAGGCCCACGGCCTGAGCGCGGAGCTGACCGCCATCGCCGGCCATGTGGCGCTGGACGTGGCCCAACTCCGGGCCATGATCGGCGACCTGGCCCTGCTGGTGCCCGGCACCATGGGCATCGGCCTGCTGCTGCTCTGGTGGTTGTTCCGGCGCTGGCTGGTGGTGGGGCTGGCCGCGGCCACCATCAGCGCCGTCACCGGCTCGGCGCTTACCCTGCTGGTAGTCACCGGCAAGCCCTTCACCCTGATCACCGCCATCATGCCGCCGCTGCTCACCGCGCTGACGGTGGCGATGATGATGCATTACTTCAACGCCGTGCTGCACGCCGCCCAGCGCGGTTACACCGGCCGCGCCCGGGTGGAGGCGGCCTTGCAGGCCGTGGCCCGGCCCACCCTGTTCATGGCCCTGACCACCGCCGCCGGCCTGGCCTCGCTCAGCGTCAGCCCCATCCGCCCCATCGAGGCCTTCGGCCAGGTCTCCGCCTTTGGGGTGCTGGTGGCCGCCGCCTGCGTACTCGGGCTGCTGCCGCCGATCCTGGCCCGGTATGATCGCGGCCCCTGGGTGCGGCAGCAGCGGGGCATGCGCCGGCTCGACGGCTTCCTGCGGCTGGCCGCGCACCTGGCGGTACGCCGGGCCGGCTGGGTGGTGGCCGCGGCGGTGCTGGTCTTCGCTGTCGCCATCCCGCAGATCCGCCACGTGGAGGTGGAAACCGATCTTTACGCCTTCTTCGACGAGGGCCACGAGATCACCCGCGCCACCCGCCAGGTGGAGGAGCGCCTCGCCGGGGTGATGGCCATGGAGGTGGTCTTCGACGGCCCCGACTGGGACAGCCTGATGGCGCCGGAGCGGCTGCAGGCCATCCACGCGGTGCAGGCCTGGCTGGATGCCCGCCCGGAGGTGGATTACAGCCTGTCGCTGCCGGATCTGGTGGCGGAGATGCACTGGGCCTTCAACGAGGAGGACCCGGACTACCGCGCCGTGCCCGACAACGAACCGCTGGTCGCCCAGTACCTGTTCATCTACGACGGCCAGGACCTGTGGGACGTGGTGGACCGCGACTTCACCCGCAGCCGGCTGTTGCTCAACCTCAACGCCACCGGTGCCCAGGAACTCAATACCCTGATGGCTGACCTGCGGGGCCACCTGGAGGCCGAACCGCCGGCCGATCTGGCGTGGGATATCGCCGGTATGGGCCGGCTGTTCGCGGATCAGGAGCGGCTGCTGATCCAGGGGCAGTTGCACAGCTTGATGGTCGTGGTGGCGCTGCTCGCCGTGCTGATGCTCCTGATGTGGCGGTCCGTCTCCGTGGCCGCCGTCAGTATGGTGCCCAACCTCACCCCCATCGTGCTCATCTTCTCGCTGATGGGTCTGCTGGGTATCTGGCTGGACATGGCCACCGCCATGATCGCCAGTGTCGCGGTGGGGATCGCCGTGGACGACACCATCCACATCCTCCATGCTTACCTGCGCCGCCGGCGCGCCGGCAGCCCGGCGGCCTGGGCGGTGGCCCGCAGCTTCCGCCAGAGCGGGCGGGCGGTGACGGCCACCACCCTGGTGTTGATCGCCCAGTTCCTGCTGGTGGCCCTGTCGGACTTCCAGCCCACCCAGAGCTTCGGCCTGCTCACGGCCTTCGGGCTGGCAGCGGCGCTGGTGTACGACCTGCTGGTGCTGCCGGCAGTGCTGGTGCTGCTGAGCCGGGTCCAACGGTTGAAAGAATGA